GGTGCATCGGCGGCACCCAGGTGGCCATGCGCAAGGTCACCGTCTCGGCCGAGACCATCGAGGAATGGGCCGTGGCGGCGAGCACCATCACCGCCAGCAGGATTGTACGAATTGCGTTTCCGATCATGCCTGGCTCCGCGCTCGACACGTACGGCCCGCCGTCCGAGGCGACAAGCCATGGTGGCAGGTCTGTCCTTGCGCCGGGCCGGAATCATAGGCGCCAAGATGATAAGAAACGGTGAGGGAATATCTCGACCTCGCGTGATTTCGGTTGGCTGCCGTTAAGCTTACCCGGTGCCTATTCCACGAACGGATGGGCGATTTGCTCGGCCGCCATGCCACTGGCACAAAGCGGCATGCAGCGGGTAATGTTGATGCCATGAAAGCGGGAAATCGCACCGTCGGCGCGCGGTTGCGCATCGTGCTCGAGCCGGACGTCGCCATCGGCCCGGGCAAGGCGGACATCCTCGAGAGCATTCGCCTTACCGGCTCGATCGCCGCTGCCGGCCGGCACATGGGCATGAGCTACAAGCGCGCCTGGCGACTGGTCGAGGCGATGAACCGCGCCTTCAAGACGCCACTGGTCGCCACGGCCAAGGGCGGTCGCGGCCATGGCGGCGCAACGCTGACGGACGCCGGCGAAGAGGTTCTCGCCCGCTACCGGCGCATGGAGCGGCTGACCCGGGACGCCATCGGCGCCGAAATGACGGCATTGCAGCGGCTCATGACCGACGGATCGCCGGACGGTTGACCCTGGCGCCCGCCCATGCGAAGCGATATGTTCAGACAAACATATCGAATGATGTCGCGTTCGAGGTCCTTCATGTCGCGACGCTTTTTCGTCGCCCTTCTTGCCGTCGCCGCGTTGGCCGCGAGCGCCTTGGGCGCGCGCGCCGAGGAGCCGCCGCTCATCGCCGCGGCCTCCGACCTTCAGTTCGCGCTTCCCGAGGTGGCGGCGGCATTTGAGCGCGACACCGGCCTTGCGGTGCGCCTCACCTTCGGCTCGTCCGGCAATTTCGCCCGCCAGATCCGCCAGAGGGCGCCGTTCGAGCTGTTCCTCTCGGCAGACGAGAACTATGTTCGCGAACTTGCGCGCGACGGGCTCACCCGCGACGAGGGCGCGCTCTACGCCCTGGGGCGGATCGTCATCGTCGCCCCGAAGGAGTCGGGCGTCGAGCCCGATGGCGCGCTCGAAGGCCTGAGGACGGCGCTCCGCGAAGGCCGGATCGAGAAGTTCGCCATCGCCAATCCGGAGCACGCTCCCTACGGCAAGCGCGCCGAGGAGGCCCTGCGCCACGCCGGGCTGTGGGGCGATCTTGAGGAAAAGCTCGTGCTCGGCGAGAACGTGTCGCAAGCAGCCCAGTTCGCCCTTTCGGGCGCGACCGAAGGCGGCATCATCGCCTATTCCCTGGCGCTGTCGCCGAAGATCGCAGGCCGCGCGCGCTTCGCGCTGATCCCGGAAGACTGGCACACGGCGCTGCGCCAGCGCATGGTGCTTCTGACCGGCGCCAGCGCCGCCGCGCAGCGCTTCCATGCCTATCTGCAAGGACCCGCGGCGCGGGCCATCCTGCGCAGGTTCGGCTTTCTGCTGCCCGGCGAGAACGCCTGAGGAGGCGCACAATGGACTGGGTGGCATTGGGACTTTCCTTCCGGCTCGGCGTCCTCACCGTACTGTTGCTGCTGCCGGTCGGCATTTTCTGCGGCCGGCAGCTTGCCTATCGCGACTTTCGCGGCAAGGTGCTCGTCGAGGCCGCGGTGGCGCTGCCGCTGGTCCTGCCGCCGACGGTGCTCGGCTATTATCTGCTCGTCGCCTTCGGCGCCGCCTCGCCGCTCGGCCAGGCCTGGCAGGGGGCGTTCGGCCAGCCGCTCGTGTTCAGCTTCGAGGGCTTGCTCATCGCCTCCCTCATCTTCAACCTGCCGTTCGCCATCCAGCCGATGCAGCGCGCCTTCGAGGCGATCCCCGGCGAGGTGCGCGAGGCGGCGCTGTGCTGCGGGATGACGCCGCGGCGGGTGCTGCAGAAGATCGAGCTGCCGCTCGCCTGGCCCGGCATCCTGACCGGGCTGGTGCTCGCGTTTGCCCACACGCTCGGCGAGTTCGGCATCGTGCTGATGGTCGGCGGCAGCATCCCCGGCGAGACGCGGACCATCGCGATTTCCATTTATGACCGCGTCCAGGCCTTCGACGAGGCGGCGGCCGGGCGCATGTCGGCGCTGCTGCTCGCCCTGTCGCTCGCGACCATCGCGCTCACCTTCGCCTTTTCGCGTCGCATCGGGCGCAGGTTCGGCTGACATGGCCGGACTCGCCGTCACCGTCGAGCAGACCGGGCCGATCCCGCTTGCGGCAAGTTTCTCCTGCCGCCGCGGAGAACTGCTGGCCCTCGTCGGCCCCTCCGGCAGCGGCAAGACGACGCTGTTGCGCAGCATTGCCGGCGTCTATCGCCCGCGCCGCGGGTTCATTCAAATCAACGGCAAGACCTGGCTCGACACCGATGCCGGCGTCAACCTGGCGCCACATCGGCGCGCGGCGGGGATCGTGTTTCAGAGCTATGCCCTGTTCCCGCACATGACGGCGCTCGAAAACGTCATTGCCGCCATGGACCATGTCGCCGCGGCGGCGCGGCGGGGCAAGGCGGCCGAGCTGTTGGCGCTCGTTCATCTCGCGGGCCTCGAGAACCGCCGGCCGGCCGAGCTTTCCGGCGGCCAGCAGCAGCGCGTTGCCGTCGCCCGGGCGCTCGCCCGCGAGCCGCAGGTGCTGCTGCTCGACGAGCCCTTCTCCGCGGTCGACAAGACGACGCGCGAGAAGCTCTATCGCGAGCTTGCCCTGCTGCGCCGCGAACTCTCGGTCCCGCTGGTGCTCGTCACCCACGACATCGACGAAGCGCTGATGCTCGCCGACGGCCTGTGCCTCTTGCATCACGGCCGCACCCTGCAGCAGGGACCGCCCCTCGAGCTGGTCCAGCGCCCGATCTCCATCGAGGCGGCGCGGCTGATCGGCCACCGCAACATTTTTGCCGGCGAGATCGAGGCGCACGATGCCGCCCGGCGCCTGACGCTCTTGCGCTGGAACGGCCATGTGCTGGAGGTTGCGCGGGCCGAGAATTTCGCGCCCGGCGCACGCGTCGCCTGGCTCATTCCGCCCTCGAAGGTGGTGCTGCACCGGCGCGACCGGCCGTCGCGCGGTGAAGCAGAAAACCCGGTTTCCGGCGTCATCGCCGAACACCTCATCCTCGGCGACACGACCCTCAATGTCCTCAACGTCGACGGAACGGCCGACCGACCGCTGAGCTTTCACGTGCCGCGGCACGTCGCCGAGCGCAACCGGCTCGCCGCCGGCGAGAAGGCGAGCGTCTCGCTTCTGGCCGACGCCATCCACATCATGCCGCCGGAGGGACCGGCCGACGCGGCGTAGAAGGCGGGGAACCGTTGGCCCGAAATGAACCGCTGGCTTCAGGCTTTCTCCGGCTGGCGCAGCAACAAGGCGCTGCCGAGGAGCGTCATGGCCGAGACGGCCATGAAGCCGGAAAAATACCCTCCCGTTGCCTTGATCAGGACTCCGAAAATGGGCGGCCCCACCATCAGGCCGAGGAAAGCCAGGGACGACATGGCGCCGGTCAGCGCGCCGACCCCGCCCGGCGGCGCCACGTGCGCCACCTCGGCGAGGAACACGCCGTTCCAGCCGACCGCCGTCATGCCGAACAGAATGCCGACGGCGACGATCGCGGTGAGCGGCCAATCGGGGCTGAACAGAGCCGTGGCGCCGGCCGCCGCCGCCATGGCCGCGCCCAGCCCGACAAGCACCGGTTTTGCGGATTTCAGCCAGGACGCGACGATGCCCCACAGAATGCGTCCCCCTGCCCCGCCGAGCTGGGCGGCGGCAAGGACCGCCCCGGCGGCAACCAGCGTCAGGCCCAGGTCCTCGGACAGGTACGGCACGAGATAGGTGAACAGCACGCCCTGGGCGACCGCAAAGCAAAGCGACGCCGCACCCAGCAGCAGATAGGCGGAATTTTTCGCAACCAGGCGAAGCGAGCCAAGTCCCAACAACGACCGGTCGCTCGACCTGGGCAGCCCGCCGTCGAGCCACGTCCGCAGGGTCTGGGCAGTGAGCGCGAGCCCGATGCAGACAACACCGAGAATAAGGGACGTCCCCTGCCATCCGATCAGATGGACCAGGGTCGGAATGGCCGCTCCGGCAAGCGCCCCGCCGACCGGAATCGCCGTTTGCTTGACCGAGAATATGACCGGTTGCAGCCTCGGCGGCGTGACGTGCTTGAGCAGGTCCGAGCCTGCCGCCGTCAGCGGGCCATAGCCGGCGCCGATGATAAGCGAACCCAAAGCCATCAGCGGCAGATCCGCACTTGCCAGCAGGCAGAGCCCGGC
This sequence is a window from Hyphomicrobiales bacterium. Protein-coding genes within it:
- a CDS encoding LysR family transcriptional regulator, whose translation is MKAGNRTVGARLRIVLEPDVAIGPGKADILESIRLTGSIAAAGRHMGMSYKRAWRLVEAMNRAFKTPLVATAKGGRGHGGATLTDAGEEVLARYRRMERLTRDAIGAEMTALQRLMTDGSPDG
- the modA gene encoding molybdate ABC transporter substrate-binding protein, whose amino-acid sequence is MSRRFFVALLAVAALAASALGARAEEPPLIAAASDLQFALPEVAAAFERDTGLAVRLTFGSSGNFARQIRQRAPFELFLSADENYVRELARDGLTRDEGALYALGRIVIVAPKESGVEPDGALEGLRTALREGRIEKFAIANPEHAPYGKRAEEALRHAGLWGDLEEKLVLGENVSQAAQFALSGATEGGIIAYSLALSPKIAGRARFALIPEDWHTALRQRMVLLTGASAAAQRFHAYLQGPAARAILRRFGFLLPGENA
- the modB gene encoding molybdate ABC transporter permease subunit; translated protein: MDWVALGLSFRLGVLTVLLLLPVGIFCGRQLAYRDFRGKVLVEAAVALPLVLPPTVLGYYLLVAFGAASPLGQAWQGAFGQPLVFSFEGLLIASLIFNLPFAIQPMQRAFEAIPGEVREAALCCGMTPRRVLQKIELPLAWPGILTGLVLAFAHTLGEFGIVLMVGGSIPGETRTIAISIYDRVQAFDEAAAGRMSALLLALSLATIALTFAFSRRIGRRFG
- a CDS encoding ABC transporter ATP-binding protein, producing MAGLAVTVEQTGPIPLAASFSCRRGELLALVGPSGSGKTTLLRSIAGVYRPRRGFIQINGKTWLDTDAGVNLAPHRRAAGIVFQSYALFPHMTALENVIAAMDHVAAAARRGKAAELLALVHLAGLENRRPAELSGGQQQRVAVARALAREPQVLLLDEPFSAVDKTTREKLYRELALLRRELSVPLVLVTHDIDEALMLADGLCLLHHGRTLQQGPPLELVQRPISIEAARLIGHRNIFAGEIEAHDAARRLTLLRWNGHVLEVARAENFAPGARVAWLIPPSKVVLHRRDRPSRGEAENPVSGVIAEHLILGDTTLNVLNVDGTADRPLSFHVPRHVAERNRLAAGEKASVSLLADAIHIMPPEGPADAA
- a CDS encoding MFS transporter, which produces MAVSKAPGVPPYLVPLLALMVLHTTAIAGLLAPPIFAVAAMAELGLSIEWIGAYPFLVYGAAILSATSVGGLAANVGPIRTSQGCLLLVGAGLCLLASADLPLMALGSLIIGAGYGPLTAAGSDLLKHVTPPRLQPVIFSVKQTAIPVGGALAGAAIPTLVHLIGWQGTSLILGVVCIGLALTAQTLRTWLDGGLPRSSDRSLLGLGSLRLVAKNSAYLLLGAASLCFAVAQGVLFTYLVPYLSEDLGLTLVAAGAVLAAAQLGGAGGRILWGIVASWLKSAKPVLVGLGAAMAAAAGATALFSPDWPLTAIVAVGILFGMTAVGWNGVFLAEVAHVAPPGGVGALTGAMSSLAFLGLMVGPPIFGVLIKATGGYFSGFMAVSAMTLLGSALLLRQPEKA